From Methanocella paludicola SANAE, a single genomic window includes:
- a CDS encoding inositol monophosphatase family protein: protein MTELSLVKRMAENVLKCSTEYLSSHLDYDEVLKRRATDVTRRIDMVAEEALDAAIIEEGISARIISEELGEHIVPAGKEPEYTLIMDPIDGSANLSMGIPYYCTSLALSKKTQNATFADIDAGAVAAVWGKTFYASKGQGAFYDGERLATKEHPEKPRYVLYSFGVGPIPKNIISLVEKKCLTRTMGSVALDMSQVARGSLDAIIDSRDRISGYDIMAASLILKEAGGVLTGYAGNDMSTMPVNAGSFSILGAANSELHKKLLESLH, encoded by the coding sequence ATGACTGAGCTTAGCCTCGTTAAGCGTATGGCAGAGAACGTCCTGAAGTGCTCGACCGAATACCTTTCATCTCACCTGGACTATGATGAGGTGCTTAAGCGGCGTGCTACCGATGTCACCCGGCGCATCGACATGGTCGCCGAGGAGGCGCTGGATGCCGCCATTATCGAGGAGGGCATCTCGGCCAGGATCATCAGCGAAGAGCTGGGCGAGCATATTGTCCCGGCCGGAAAAGAGCCCGAGTATACGCTCATCATGGACCCCATCGACGGCTCGGCGAACCTTTCTATGGGCATCCCCTATTATTGTACGTCTCTTGCGCTTTCGAAAAAGACGCAGAATGCGACGTTCGCCGACATCGATGCCGGCGCCGTTGCGGCCGTATGGGGAAAGACGTTCTATGCATCGAAAGGCCAGGGCGCATTCTATGACGGCGAGCGCCTGGCCACGAAGGAGCACCCCGAGAAGCCGAGGTACGTGCTATATTCCTTCGGCGTCGGCCCAATTCCTAAAAATATTATTTCGCTGGTCGAGAAAAAGTGCCTGACGCGCACTATGGGAAGCGTTGCCCTGGATATGTCCCAGGTCGCCAGGGGCTCGCTGGACGCCATCATCGATTCCCGGGACCGGATCAGCGGCTACGACATCATGGCCGCCTCGCTTATTCTCAAGGAGGCGGGCGGCGTACTGACAGGCTATGCGGGAAATGATATGTCCACGATGCCGGTGAATGCCGGCAGCTTTTCTATTCTGGGCGCTGCGAACAGCGAACTACATAAAAAGCTTCTTGAAAGCCTGCATTAG